The proteins below come from a single Argentina anserina chromosome 1, drPotAnse1.1, whole genome shotgun sequence genomic window:
- the LOC126788223 gene encoding uncharacterized protein LOC126788223: MISEPHALPPPPPPPPSSVAMIMPPNPLFKQKSWSPDAYRDEAWHRRKSNSRKQKQRSKSVTDEDLDELKACIELGFGFDPPEEEESADQRLSDTLPALGLYYAVNRSYKSSTTPTSSFSPTPSECDSHSPIGSPHTIYGPGDNPQTVKARLKQWAQVVACTVRQSSS, from the exons ATGATTTCTGAACCTCACGCCCTGCCTCCTCCGCCTCCTCCCCCTCCTTCCTCGGTGGCCATGATCATGCCTCCTAACCCTCTCTTCAAGCAGAAGTCGTGGTCTCCCGATGCCTACCGCGACGAGGCGTGGCACCGCCGCAAAAGCAACAGCAGGAAGCAAAAGCAGCGGAGCAAGAGCGTCACCGACGAAGACCTTGATGAGTTGAAAGCGTGTATCGAGTTGGGGTTCGGGTTTGACCCgccagaggaggaggagagtgcCGACCAACGACTCTCCGATACTCTTCCCGCTTTGGGACTCTACTACGCCGTCAACAGAAGCTACAAGTCTTCCACCACTCCGACGTCGTCGTTCTCGCCTACACCTTCGGAGTGCGACTCCCACTCCCCCATCGGCAGCCCCCACACCATATATGGTCCCG GGGATAATCCACAGACGGTGAAGGCAAGGTTGAAGCAATGGGCGCAGGTGGTTGCTTGCACTGTGAGGCAGAGTTCGAGCTGA
- the LOC126790932 gene encoding uncharacterized protein LOC126790932 isoform X2, translated as MWHEARRSERKVHDMMDAARKRAQRRAVFLAKRRGDPQQAIQVVGSRCRLYRDDGLYQAAEDQQGLIPWNGKNDVLIDRFDGRALLDFIRDSKHFRAPEKSEEEEELEEFVNFERYRDLIKHHRRGFTDDEGLLHVLQEMEAKVTAPFAPERSQPQASVTKGSYSQVGFSYGGDGKEDAQYSDAEEDDDDDDEDEDDFNSDDSSDEGMDKIAKEFGIKRYGWLVYMDKKAKEEAKRQKEAIKGDPAIRKMSRKERRKVSQIERERERESSRVTGARVLHHDPYRESRRSPTYEAYPRSRRSRSRSPSYSRRHSRARHSDDHRSKPTTSKIEYITEFGGSDDREESKRERFSPPPSPLSQTDVLNRPSTGLILEALHVDPASGALLDKDKSTKVVKPSASTSSALAKLSKTSTSVGSLKQPAEKKETPQERLKRIMSKQLNKQIKKDTAAEMAKKREQERQRLEKLAETSRLSRPRRRSRSRSYSPSPPRHRRSRSPSRSRSSRRHYSRSRSRSRSQSRSRSRSCSRSRTRTHSRTYSRSPRVGSRSRY; from the exons atgtGGCACGAAGCTCGGAGGTCGGAGAGGAAAGTCCACGACATGATGGACGCCGCTCGCAAACGAGCTCAACGACGCGCCGTTTTCCTCGCCAAACGCCGCGGCGATCCCCAGCAGGCCATCCAGGTCGTCGGCTCCCGCTGCCGCCTCTACCGCGACGACGGCCTCTACCAAGCCGCCGAGGATCAGCAAGGCCT GATTCCTTGGAATGGGAAAAACGATGTGCTAATTGACAG ATTTGATGGGCGTGCATTGCTCGATTTTATCCGAGATTCGAAGCATTTTCGTGCTCCGGAGAagtcggaggaggaggaagagttAGAAGAGTTTGTTAATTTTGAGCGTTATCGGGATTTAATTAAGCATCATCGTAGAGGAT TTACTGATGATGAGGGTTTGCTACACGTGCTTCAAGAGATGGAGGCCAAGGTTACTGCTCCATTTGCACCTGAGAG GTCTCAGCCGCAAGCCTCTGTGACCAAGGGATCTTATTCCCAAGTTGGATTCTCTTATGGTGGGGATGGAAAAGAGGACGCCCAGTATTCAGATGCTGAGGAGGACGATGATGACGAcgatgaggatgaggatgatTTCAACTCTGATGATAGCAGTGATGAAGGAATGGATAAAATAGCAAAAGAATTTGGAATCAAAAGGTATGGTTGGCTTGTCTACATGGATAAGAAAGCTAAGGAGGAGGCAAAAAGGCAAAAGGAAGCGATCAAAGGCGATCCTGCAATT AGGAAGATGAGTCGCAAAGAAAGAAGGAAGGTTTCTCAAATagaaagggagagagaaagagaatctTCTCGGGTAACCGGAGCTCGTGTTCTCCATCATGATCCATACCG TGAAAGCAGGCGAAGTCCAACATATGAAGCTTATCCTCGTTCAAGAAG ATCAAGATCTCGATCACCATCATACTCAAGGCGCCATTCTCGTGCTCGACATTCTGATGATCATAGAAGCAAACCGACGACTTCTAAAATAGAATACATTACTGAATTTGGGGGCTCAGATGATAGAGAAGAATCAAAGCGTGAAAGATTTTCTCCACCGCCATCTCCTCTCTCACAGACTGATGTGTTAAACCG ACCGTCAACTGGTTTGATACTTGAGGCTCTGCATGTTGATCCTGCTTCTGGTGCATTGCTTGACAAGGATAAGAGCACTAAAGTGGTGAAGCCATCAGCAAG CACATCTTCAGCATTAGCAAAGTTAAGCAAGACAAGTACTTCTGTGGGGTCACTGAAGCAACCAgcagagaagaaagaaactcCTCAAGAAAGACTTAAAAGGATTATGAGCAAGCAGCTGAACAAACAGA ttaagaaagatactgcTGCTGAAATGGCAAAAAAGCGAGAGCAGGAGCGCCAGAGGCTGGAAAAACTTGCTGAAACTAGCCGTTTAAGTCGACCTAGGCGCAGGAGTCGTAGCAGGAGTTACAGCCCTTCTCCACCAAG ACACCGGCGCAGTAGAAGTCCAAGTCGAAGCAGGAGTTCCCGACGGCATTATTCCCGTTCTAGGTCAAGGTCCCGCTCCCAGTCTCGTTCTCGCTCCAGATCTTGCTCTCGCTCCCGTACCCGTACTCATTCACGCACTTACTCCCGCTCACCAAG GGTGGGGAGCCGATCAAGATACTGA
- the LOC126790932 gene encoding uncharacterized protein LOC126790932 isoform X1, with amino-acid sequence MWHEARRSERKVHDMMDAARKRAQRRAVFLAKRRGDPQQAIQVVGSRCRLYRDDGLYQAAEDQQGLIPWNGKNDVLIDRFDGRALLDFIRDSKHFRAPEKSEEEEELEEFVNFERYRDLIKHHRRGFTDDEGLLHVLQEMEAKVTAPFAPERSQPQASVTKGSYSQVGFSYGGDGKEDAQYSDAEEDDDDDDEDEDDFNSDDSSDEGMDKIAKEFGIKRYGWLVYMDKKAKEEAKRQKEAIKGDPAIRKMSRKERRKVSQIERERERESSRVTGARVLHHDPYRESRRSPTYEAYPRSRRSRSRSPSYSRRHSRARHSDDHRSKPTTSKIEYITEFGGSDDREESKRERFSPPPSPLSQTDVLNRPSTGLILEALHVDPASGALLDKDKSTKVVKPSASTSSALAKLSKTSTSVGSLKQPAEKKETPQERLKRIMSKQLNKQIKKDTAAEMAKKREQERQRLEKLAETSRLSRPRRRSRSRSYSPSPPRRHRRSRSPSRSRSSRRHYSRSRSRSRSQSRSRSRSCSRSRTRTHSRTYSRSPRVGSRSRY; translated from the exons atgtGGCACGAAGCTCGGAGGTCGGAGAGGAAAGTCCACGACATGATGGACGCCGCTCGCAAACGAGCTCAACGACGCGCCGTTTTCCTCGCCAAACGCCGCGGCGATCCCCAGCAGGCCATCCAGGTCGTCGGCTCCCGCTGCCGCCTCTACCGCGACGACGGCCTCTACCAAGCCGCCGAGGATCAGCAAGGCCT GATTCCTTGGAATGGGAAAAACGATGTGCTAATTGACAG ATTTGATGGGCGTGCATTGCTCGATTTTATCCGAGATTCGAAGCATTTTCGTGCTCCGGAGAagtcggaggaggaggaagagttAGAAGAGTTTGTTAATTTTGAGCGTTATCGGGATTTAATTAAGCATCATCGTAGAGGAT TTACTGATGATGAGGGTTTGCTACACGTGCTTCAAGAGATGGAGGCCAAGGTTACTGCTCCATTTGCACCTGAGAG GTCTCAGCCGCAAGCCTCTGTGACCAAGGGATCTTATTCCCAAGTTGGATTCTCTTATGGTGGGGATGGAAAAGAGGACGCCCAGTATTCAGATGCTGAGGAGGACGATGATGACGAcgatgaggatgaggatgatTTCAACTCTGATGATAGCAGTGATGAAGGAATGGATAAAATAGCAAAAGAATTTGGAATCAAAAGGTATGGTTGGCTTGTCTACATGGATAAGAAAGCTAAGGAGGAGGCAAAAAGGCAAAAGGAAGCGATCAAAGGCGATCCTGCAATT AGGAAGATGAGTCGCAAAGAAAGAAGGAAGGTTTCTCAAATagaaagggagagagaaagagaatctTCTCGGGTAACCGGAGCTCGTGTTCTCCATCATGATCCATACCG TGAAAGCAGGCGAAGTCCAACATATGAAGCTTATCCTCGTTCAAGAAG ATCAAGATCTCGATCACCATCATACTCAAGGCGCCATTCTCGTGCTCGACATTCTGATGATCATAGAAGCAAACCGACGACTTCTAAAATAGAATACATTACTGAATTTGGGGGCTCAGATGATAGAGAAGAATCAAAGCGTGAAAGATTTTCTCCACCGCCATCTCCTCTCTCACAGACTGATGTGTTAAACCG ACCGTCAACTGGTTTGATACTTGAGGCTCTGCATGTTGATCCTGCTTCTGGTGCATTGCTTGACAAGGATAAGAGCACTAAAGTGGTGAAGCCATCAGCAAG CACATCTTCAGCATTAGCAAAGTTAAGCAAGACAAGTACTTCTGTGGGGTCACTGAAGCAACCAgcagagaagaaagaaactcCTCAAGAAAGACTTAAAAGGATTATGAGCAAGCAGCTGAACAAACAGA ttaagaaagatactgcTGCTGAAATGGCAAAAAAGCGAGAGCAGGAGCGCCAGAGGCTGGAAAAACTTGCTGAAACTAGCCGTTTAAGTCGACCTAGGCGCAGGAGTCGTAGCAGGAGTTACAGCCCTTCTCCACCAAG AAGACACCGGCGCAGTAGAAGTCCAAGTCGAAGCAGGAGTTCCCGACGGCATTATTCCCGTTCTAGGTCAAGGTCCCGCTCCCAGTCTCGTTCTCGCTCCAGATCTTGCTCTCGCTCCCGTACCCGTACTCATTCACGCACTTACTCCCGCTCACCAAG GGTGGGGAGCCGATCAAGATACTGA
- the LOC126794046 gene encoding uncharacterized protein LOC126794046, producing MVDVDRRMTGLNPAHVAGLRRLSARAAAAPSTPSSTTTKPSLPVRNGLLSYSSLAENLITHLKTSGIQVQPGLSEPEFARAEAEFGFAFPPDLKAVLSAGLPVGPGFPDWRSAGARLHLKASLDLPIAAISFQIARNTLWSKSWGPRPSDPEKALRVARTALKRAPLLIPIFNHCYIPCNPCLAGNPVFFVDENRIFCCGLDLSDFFERESVFRKSDSDPYILTKQRSVSEKSAGSSANFSRRSLDPGLGSGASRTPRWVEFWSDAAVDRRRRNSSSSSCSSPDRLFDLPRSESPKWVDEYIDQIGSALKQGGWSESDISDIVSVSASGFFEGEMVMLDNQAVLDALLLKADRFSDSLRMAGWSSEEVSDALGFNFRAEKEKKPAKKLSPELVERIGKLAESVSR from the coding sequence ATGGTCGACGTCGATCGGAGAATGACCGGCCTCAACCCGGCCCACGTCGCCGGCCTCCGCCGCCTCTCCGCTCGCGCTGCCGCCGCCCCCTCTACCccctcctccaccaccaccaaaccCTCCCTCCCCGTACGCAACGGCCTCCTCTCGTACTCCTCCCTCGCCGAAAATCTCATCACTCATCTCAAAACCTCCGGCATCCAAGTCCAGCCGGGTCTATCCGAACCCGAGTTCGCCCGCGCCGAGGCCGAGTTCGGCTTCGCATTCCCGCCTGACCTCAAAGCCGTCCTCTCCGCCGGCCTCCCCGTCGGCCCCGGCTTCCCCGACTGGCGCTCTGCTGGCGCTCGCCTCCACCTCAAGGCCTCCCTCGACCTCCCGATCGCCGCGATTTCCTTCCAAATTGCCCGGAATACCCTCTGGTCCAAGTCCTGGGGTCCGAGACCTTCCGACCCGGAAAAGGCCCTCCGGGTCGCCCGCACCGCCCTGAAAAGAGCGCCTCTTTTGATCCCTATCTTCAACCATTGCTACATTCCTTGCAACCCTTGCCTCGCCGGAAACCCAGTCTTCTTCGTCGACGAGAATCGGATCTTCTGCTGCGGGTTGGATCTCTCCGACTTCTTCGAGCGTGAGTCGGTTTTCCGTAAATCCGACTCCGACCCGTACATCCTAACAAAGCAACGATCAGTCAGCGAGAAATCCGCCGGGTCATCCGCGAACTTCTCGCGCCGCAGCCTCGACCCTGGTCTCGGGTCCGGAGCCTCCAGAACCCCGAGATGGGTCGAGTTCTGGAGCGACGCCGCTGTGGACCGTCGCCGAAGAAACTCGTCTTCCTCCTCATGCTCGTCGCCGGACAGACTCTTCGACCTGCCGAGGTCGGAGTCGCCGAAATGGGTCGACGAGTACATTGATCAGATAGGATCCGCTTTGAAACAGGGCGGGTGGTCCGAgtccgatatatccgatatcgTCTCGGTTTCCGCGTCCGGGTTTTTCGAAGGGGAGATGGTGATGTTGGACAATCAAGCTGTGCTGGATGCTCTTCTGCTCAAAGCGGATCGGTTCTCGGACTCGCTCCGAATGGCCGGGTGGAGCTCCGAGGAAGTATCGGACGCATTGGGATTCAATTTTCGCgcggagaaggagaagaaaccGGCGAAGAAGCTGTCCCCGGAGCTCGTGGAGAGAATCGGGAAATTGGCCGAGTCGGTTTCCCGGTAA